From the Bradyrhizobium ontarionense genome, the window CATCCGCAGCGTGGTTCACTTCTGAGTGCATCCCGGCGCCGGCATTCGCAAACGTGACTCTCACGCTTGCGGATGTCCGGTGCCGGACCATGGGCTCCCTCGAGGTCCGATGGCGAGTTTTGCCGGGCCCGAAAGCCGGCACGCCCGCGCCCGCCCATCCCGGCAGGCGCTCGATGCGCGGACGTCGATTGACTCTTCTGCATTGCGATACGACATCTCCTGGACCGCCAATCCAAAGGCCCGCCCAGGAGAAACACATGCCCGCGCTCGACACCGCTGCCGTCGCCGGACAACGTCTCGGCGACGACGTCGTGGATTGGCTCACCAACGGCACCCGCGACGAGCGCTTCATCGACAACATCTTCGCGCAGATGTGCATCCGGCTGCAGAACGCCGGGATTCCGCTCAAGCGCGCTTCGCTGCACGTCCAGATCAACCATCCGCAATGGCTCGGCGCCCGCATCCTCTGGAGCAACGGCATGCAGGGCGCGGACATCGCACGCGTCGACTACGACGTCCGCGAGCGCTCCGAATTCATCGGCAGCCCCGGCAACGAGATCTATGACGGCGCCGAGGAGATCCGCGAAAATCTCGTGCGCGACCCCAAGCTCGGCCGTCAGCACGCGATCTATGACGAGATGCGGGCGCAGGGCCTGACCGACTACGTCGCCTGGCCGATGTATCACACGCTCGGCAAGCGGCATTTCGTGACGTTCGCGACCGACCGGCACGGCGGCTTCGACCAAGCCCATATCGACGCCCTGCAGCGGCTGCTGCCGGTGCTGGCGCTGGTCAGCGAGATCCGCATCAAGAACCGCCTGGCGCGGACCCTGCTGGAGACCTATGTCGGGCCGCATGCCGCCGAGTTGGTCCTGGCCGGCGCCACGCGGCGCGGCAGCGGCACGACGGTGCGAGCGGCCATCATGATCTGCGACCTCAGGGATTTCACCAGGATCTCCGACAACTGGCCGCGCGACGACGTCATCGACCTGCTCAACGGCTATTTCGACGCGATGGCGGAGCCGGTCACGCAGCATGGCGGCGAGATCCTGAAATTCATCGGCGACGGCCTGCTCGCGATCTTCCCGCTCAGCACCCCCGGGGCCTGCGCCAACCTGCTGCATGCGGTGACCGATGCCCGCAAGGCGATGGCGGCGCTGAACGCGCGCAACGGCGAGAGTGGGCGCGCGCCGCTTCGTTACGGCATCGGCGTCCATGTCGGCGACGTCATGTATGGCAATATCGGCTCGCGCAGCCGGCTCGACTTCACCGTCATCGGCCCGGCCGTCAACATGGCCTCGCGGCTGGAGGCGCTGACCAAGCAGCTCGGCCGGCCGGTGCTGCTGTCGCGCGAGTTCGCCGAGCTCGTCGAGGGCGAGTTCGCGCTCGAGCATGTCGGCAGGCATTCGGTGCGCGGGTTCAACGATCCGATCGAGCTGATCGCGTATGAGGGGTAGGGGGGCGTCGCGTCGTCCGTCGTTGTAGGATGGGCAAAGGCGCAGTCGTGGGGTCTCCGCGTTCGAGATCCCGGTGGCGCCGTGCCCACCATCTCGCCGACAAATCCGCTGGACGACGGTGGGCGCGCTGCCGCCTTGCGGCGGCTGCTTTGCCCACCCTAGAGGTCAGCGCTTCCAAAGCGGCCAAGAGAGGAGGTCGGGCGCGAACAGGATGATCGCCGGCGCGAGCGCCGCTCCTGCAACGCAGATCGTGACGATGGACCGCGACGGGAGTCCGCGTGCTCGTGCGAGGAAGGTGAGCGCGCGGATCATTGCCCCGGTCACGAAGCCCGCTCTGGTGACGAGCAGCAGCGCAGGGAGGAAAAGACGGCTTGCGTCACATCCCAGGCTGCAGGCGTCGAACGCTGGCGACAACAGCCGCTCACGGACGCTGCCAACCGACGTCACCACAAGGACGACGAGCGTCGCGATCAGCAGCACGCGCCACGACGGCATCAGCACGGCGATCGCATAGGAGATGACGCAGGCCGCGAGCATCTCGGTCGCGAGATCGAGCATGATCATGCCTTTCTCGCGCTCTCACGCCTCGTCCAGATACGGCGCCACAACTTCGCGGGTCTCCGCGCTGGTCACAACCGGCACGATCTCGAAGGTCATGCCGGTGTCGCGGGCGTTGGACAGGATCCATTGCTGCAGCAGCCTGATGTCGTCGCATTCCATCAGCTGGAAGCAGCGGTCGAAATTGGGCTCGATCCAGCTGCCGAGATATTTCAGCCCGTCCGGGAATTTGACGCCCACATCGCGCACGCGGCGGTAGACCGGGATCGGATCGCGGTCCTTGAAACGTTCGATCACCATGAACAGCATGCGCGCCTCCGTCGTGCCCGTTGCGGTATTTTGCGGTGGATCGGACCGGGTGGCCAGCCTGGGGCGGAAGCCCCGGAGGATCGGTTCGGCTGACGGACCGAGGCCTCGACGGGCATGCTGGACGACAGGCCGGCTCCCCTGGCGCGGTCCTTGCTTTCGGATGGGAACTCGCATCCACGCGGAAGAGGATCCATGAAGAGAGCATATCTCACTGTGTACGCCGCCCTGGTTGCATCGGCGCTATCAGCGCCCGCCGTCGCCGAGGACCTGACCGGCACCTTGCAGAAGGTCAAGGAGACCGGGTCGATCACGGTCGGCTATCGCGAGACCTCGCTGCCGTTCTCCTACATCGACGACAACCAGAAGCCGCTCGGCTTCGCGCTCGACATCTGCGGCAAGATCGTCGACGAGATCAAGGCGACGCTCAAGCTCGACAAGCTCGAGGTCAAGCTCACGCCGGTGTCGTCGGCCACGCGTATCCCGCTGATGGCCAACGGCACCATCGACCTCGAATGCGCCTCGACGACCAACAACATCGAGCGCCAGCGGCTGGTGTCGTTCTCGCCGACCTATTTCCTCACCGCCAACCGCTTCGTCGCCAAGACGTCCAGCGGGCTCAAGACCATCGACGACCTCAAGGGCAAGACCGTCGCCTCGACGTCGGGCACCAGCAACATCAAGCAGCTGTTCGAGGCCAACACCGCGCGCCAGCTCGGCATGAACATCCTGACGGCGAAGGACAATGCCGAGGGCTTCCTGATGGTCGAGAACGGCCGCGCCGACGCCTATGTCATGGACGACATCCTGCTTGCGGGCCTCGTGGCGAGTGCGAAGACGCCGTCGGACTATGCGATTTCGACCGACCAGTTCTCGATGCCGGAGCCCTACGGCATCATGCTGCGCAAGGACGATCCCGCCTTCAAGGCCGTCGTCGACCGCGCCGCCACCCAGCTCTACACCAGCCCGGAGATTGCGACGCTCTATGCGAAGTGGTTCATGACCCCCGTGCCGCCGAAGGGCGTCAACTTCAACTTCCCGATCACGCCCGCTTTGGCCAAGGCCTTCGCGCATCCGAACGACAGCGGCGATCCGAAGGCCTATTGATCGGTCCTCGCATCGCTCTGCGGCGACGCACCATCGAAACATCGAGCGGGGTAAGCCTGCGGCTGCCCCGCCCGATCGTGTGCTGCTCTCAATCGCACGCCGTCCGCGCATCTGAACCGTCACGCATCCTCGCCCAAGGCGGGCAATGACCACGCGGGTGGTCTCGGCGTACCGGACGGTGGCGTGCCGCGGCCGGATGGCCGGATCATGGTCTCCTTGACGCCGCTGAATTCCTGCCCACATGTTGCTCACCGAACCTGGATGCGCCCCAGCGATTCTGATACGGCGTCAATCTCGACGTTCCGGCGAATCCTGTGTGTGCGAACGATTCTGAACTTCAAATCCGCCGCAATGTTGTTTCGTTTAGACCGCTCTGCTGACGGGCGCTGACGCTTCAGAACTCTTCCCCACCCTGCGGCCTCGGCCTCGGATGACCGGGAAGCCCATGGTTTCGAACGCCTGCAGCCGGTTCGGCGGCCTGCGGGATTTCCATCTGGTCACGATCGCGATACACGCGATCACCACACACAGGGCGGAGACGACATTGCAATTCGATCAGCCAATCGCGATGGCGATTGTGCCGCCGGCAGCGCGCGACATGCCGCGCGCCGAAGACGACAAGGGGCTGGCGACGGCCGATGCCCGGTATTGGATGGGGGTTCTCAGCAACTATCGCACGCCAAACCGCCTGCGCAGCGTGACTGAGCTGCTGATCACGGCCTTGCCGCTGATCGCCCTATGGACCGCGGCCTGGTTCGCGTTCTGGCTCGGCCATGCCTGGGCGTCGCTGCTCATCGCGATTCCCGCCGGCGGCTTTGTCGTGCGTTTGTTCATGATTCAGCACGATTGCGGCCACGGCACCTTCTTCCCCGGCCGCCGGGCGAACGACTGGGTCGGCCGCATCATCGGCGTGCTCACGCTGACGCCCTACGACTGGTGGCGCCGTACCCACGCGATCCATCATGCCACCAGCGGCAATCTCGACCGGCGCGGGATCGGCGATATCGACACGCTGACCGTGCGCGAATACCAGGCGCGTTCGACCTGGGGACGTCTGCAATACCGGCTGTACCGCCATCCTCTGGTCATGTTCGTGCTCGGACCGGCGTATCTGTTCTTCCTGAGGCACCGTCTCCCGTTTGGTCTGATGCGCGGCGGTTGGCAGCCCTGGGTCAGCACGATGGCCACCAATGCCGGCATTGCCGTGATCGTCGCCGCGCTGATGTGGCTGATCGGCATCCAGGCGTTCCTGGTCGTGCATCTCCCCATCATGATGCTTGCCGCCATGGCCGGCGTCTGGCTGTTCTATGTGCAGCATCAGTTCGAGCGGACCGTCTGGGAGCACGACGAGCGCTGGACGCTGCATCAGGCGGCTCTCTACGGCAGCTCGCATTACGACCTGCCGGCATGGCTGCACTGGTTCACGGCCAATATCGGCATCCACCACGTCCACCATCTCTCGAGCCGTATTCCCTATTATCGGCTGCCGGTCGTGCTGCGCGACCACCCTGAGCTGCGCGAGTTCGGCCGCATCACGCTGCCCGAGAGCCTGCGTTGCGTCCGGCTCGTGCTGTGGGACGAGTCACAGCGCCGTCTGGTGTCGTTCCGCGACGCCGGGGCGGGCAGGCGTCCGCGCTAGGCTGTT encodes:
- a CDS encoding amino acid ABC transporter substrate-binding protein, yielding MKRAYLTVYAALVASALSAPAVAEDLTGTLQKVKETGSITVGYRETSLPFSYIDDNQKPLGFALDICGKIVDEIKATLKLDKLEVKLTPVSSATRIPLMANGTIDLECASTTNNIERQRLVSFSPTYFLTANRFVAKTSSGLKTIDDLKGKTVASTSGTSNIKQLFEANTARQLGMNILTAKDNAEGFLMVENGRADAYVMDDILLAGLVASAKTPSDYAISTDQFSMPEPYGIMLRKDDPAFKAVVDRAATQLYTSPEIATLYAKWFMTPVPPKGVNFNFPITPALAKAFAHPNDSGDPKAY
- a CDS encoding DUF3303 domain-containing protein, coding for MLFMVIERFKDRDPIPVYRRVRDVGVKFPDGLKYLGSWIEPNFDRCFQLMECDDIRLLQQWILSNARDTGMTFEIVPVVTSAETREVVAPYLDEA
- a CDS encoding fatty acid desaturase — its product is MPRAEDDKGLATADARYWMGVLSNYRTPNRLRSVTELLITALPLIALWTAAWFAFWLGHAWASLLIAIPAGGFVVRLFMIQHDCGHGTFFPGRRANDWVGRIIGVLTLTPYDWWRRTHAIHHATSGNLDRRGIGDIDTLTVREYQARSTWGRLQYRLYRHPLVMFVLGPAYLFFLRHRLPFGLMRGGWQPWVSTMATNAGIAVIVAALMWLIGIQAFLVVHLPIMMLAAMAGVWLFYVQHQFERTVWEHDERWTLHQAALYGSSHYDLPAWLHWFTANIGIHHVHHLSSRIPYYRLPVVLRDHPELREFGRITLPESLRCVRLVLWDESQRRLVSFRDAGAGRRPR
- a CDS encoding adenylate/guanylate cyclase domain-containing protein gives rise to the protein MPALDTAAVAGQRLGDDVVDWLTNGTRDERFIDNIFAQMCIRLQNAGIPLKRASLHVQINHPQWLGARILWSNGMQGADIARVDYDVRERSEFIGSPGNEIYDGAEEIRENLVRDPKLGRQHAIYDEMRAQGLTDYVAWPMYHTLGKRHFVTFATDRHGGFDQAHIDALQRLLPVLALVSEIRIKNRLARTLLETYVGPHAAELVLAGATRRGSGTTVRAAIMICDLRDFTRISDNWPRDDVIDLLNGYFDAMAEPVTQHGGEILKFIGDGLLAIFPLSTPGACANLLHAVTDARKAMAALNARNGESGRAPLRYGIGVHVGDVMYGNIGSRSRLDFTVIGPAVNMASRLEALTKQLGRPVLLSREFAELVEGEFALEHVGRHSVRGFNDPIELIAYEG